The Setaria viridis chromosome 6, Setaria_viridis_v4.0, whole genome shotgun sequence genome contains a region encoding:
- the LOC117861263 gene encoding uncharacterized protein isoform X1, producing the protein MGNCQAAEAAAVVIQHPGGKVERLYGPATAGEVMRSNPGHYVALVVLRVAGVGGAKPDPLSAGAAAAAGGGVGGGVTKITKVKLLKPKDALLLGQVYRLITSQEVAKAIQARRQDKTRRCEEALDDRRRRQPSQPGHAATAAGGDARGQPGADEVSDRSSPVPGLRISDSELRIPESRLSIADLASFLVQVRKRAEKADRHHRGGSGGGGAAARGGRNWRPSLQSISESAS; encoded by the exons ATGGGCAACTgccaggcggcggaggcggcggccgtggtgatCCAGCACCCCGGCGGCAAGGTGGAGCGGCTGTACGGGCCGGCCACGGCCGGCGAGGTGATGCGCAGCAACCCCGGGCACTACGTCGCGCTCGTCGTCCtccgcgtcgccggcgtcggcggcgccaaGCCCGACCCCCTgtccgcgggcgcggcggccgctgccggcggcggcgtcggcggcggcgtcaccaAGATCACCAAGGTGAAGCTCCTCAAGCCCAAGGACGCGCTGCTGCTCGGCCAGGTCTACCGCCTCATCACATCGCAAG AGGTGGCGAAGGCGATCCAGGCCAGGCGGCAGGACAAGACGCGGCGGTGCGAGGAGGCGCtcgacgaccggcggcggcggcaaccgtCGCAGCCGGgacacgccgccaccgccgcgggtgGCGATGCGCGGGGGCAgcccggcgccgacgaggtgaGTGATCGCTCGTCCCCTGTTCCTGGCCTCCGAATCTCCGATTCTGAATTGCGGATTCCGGAATCCAGACTCTCAATCGCTGACTTGGCCTCGTTCTTGGTCCAGGTTCGGAAGCGGGCGGAGAAGGCGGACCGGCATCACCGCggcgggtccggcggcggcggcgccgctgcgaGAGGAGGGCGGAACTGGCGGCCGTCGCTGCAGAGCATCTCCGAGTCGGCGAGCTGA
- the LOC117861263 gene encoding uncharacterized protein isoform X2: MGNCQAAEAAAVVIQHPGGKVERLYGPATAGEVMRSNPGHYVALVVLRVAGVGGAKPDPLSAGAAAAAGGGVGGGVTKITKVKLLKPKDALLLGQVYRLITSQEVAKAIQARRQDKTRRCEEALDDRRRRQPSQPGHAATAAGGDARGQPGADEVRKRAEKADRHHRGGSGGGGAAARGGRNWRPSLQSISESAS, encoded by the exons ATGGGCAACTgccaggcggcggaggcggcggccgtggtgatCCAGCACCCCGGCGGCAAGGTGGAGCGGCTGTACGGGCCGGCCACGGCCGGCGAGGTGATGCGCAGCAACCCCGGGCACTACGTCGCGCTCGTCGTCCtccgcgtcgccggcgtcggcggcgccaaGCCCGACCCCCTgtccgcgggcgcggcggccgctgccggcggcggcgtcggcggcggcgtcaccaAGATCACCAAGGTGAAGCTCCTCAAGCCCAAGGACGCGCTGCTGCTCGGCCAGGTCTACCGCCTCATCACATCGCAAG AGGTGGCGAAGGCGATCCAGGCCAGGCGGCAGGACAAGACGCGGCGGTGCGAGGAGGCGCtcgacgaccggcggcggcggcaaccgtCGCAGCCGGgacacgccgccaccgccgcgggtgGCGATGCGCGGGGGCAgcccggcgccgacgag GTTCGGAAGCGGGCGGAGAAGGCGGACCGGCATCACCGCggcgggtccggcggcggcggcgccgctgcgaGAGGAGGGCGGAACTGGCGGCCGTCGCTGCAGAGCATCTCCGAGTCGGCGAGCTGA